The genomic window TTCCAGGGTAATATCAATCTAGCAAAACAATACTCTTTAGATAGGGTATTTCAACTAGCCACAAATTGCATAACTGTAGTATATCTTAGGAACATTCCTCACATCAACAAAGGATAGCCTAAAAGATGTGTGCGATATGCCACTGAAATTGAGATCCATAATGGCTAAGGCATCTTTCCTGATAAAGCAGGATGAATTCTCATTAGTAAAGAAATGAAGTATGATTGGCAAGAACTCATTTCAAAATGCATGTTCAAATTTGATCAGACACTGATATCAAAATGGTAAGTGATCTTTGTCTAGTTCTTGAGGCTCTACAAAGcacttatttgatccttataacatcCCTTTAGGTATTGGTATCCCCATTTTGTAAATTAGGTAACGGAAGCTAAAAATTTTAGTGACATACTCTGATTTCAGGTTCAATACTATTGCCTGACTGTAACACTGGCCACCACCTTAGCCAGTTATAGTTTTCAGAATCTGCCTCTTTCcccattaaaaaattatatttctcagAATTCTAGGAACTCATTTGTTCTTCATGATTTTTCAGAGTGTAGTATagcaggtatattagcatcttggaagtatgattgatgtcttgatattgtatcttatgtggtCATATGCCAGACCCATGGCCATGCTGCTTATTGCATTTCTAAATCCTCAGCCCAAGGGACAAAAGTATttctgagcaggacattattggccacagagtcctagctcacaccttgttaaaccacattcctttccaagtcacCTGTTTGACtagcctcctcctctttgattaggTGAtcgtcaattcaaccaatgttaaaatatatgccatgtcacatattcattagttatctcccactccacattcctaaacccTCCAATAAAAGTTCGGGGACATGTGTGAGCCAGCCCCTTGCTCTTGAGAAGCATCACCAGAGCTTGCTACACCCCTCATGTTTTAActttttgtctctgagtctttattctctatctctattacctcttcatccattttccttcagtctccattctccttctcaggtaaCCACCCACGAGGAAATTAAATAGGAACTGCAGGCAGCTCCTACACAGAGAATAAGATACACTTGCAGGTGGTTTTGGTACACTGTGACATAATTCTTTGGGACCTGGATTTTGGAACCTACTCAGTTTGAATACCTGTTCATATAGTATCTCTCAAAATTGACTTTTGTGAACCTTagaatttcccagaccctacttcataaggttgggttaagaccattccccactttaaacaatgaaggaacttagatcaggaatgtgagacttctacttagatcaggaatgtgagaactctactccacccctacttaagcatactttaggggaagaaaaagttgtaaactctttgctgaacaatgaaaagtacttaaacccatacttataataaggcaaaaagttcttaagctgtgcctatttttagaactaatacaaaatggTGCTAagtaaaaggtcaggcaacttgtgaacttgcaaaaggcaaagaggtgagatCTTACTCAGGCGTGAATTCCTCAAAAGTTTagactacttaggtgtgaattaagaatggtctgtcctttggaaaacgtctactgtgattagtagatgtaagaatttaggggaggtgacataggagaaatttcccttgaaaaggagctcagaaaaggAGCTGAGGGGAGTCGGACTcagattcacattcagattcaggattgagctggtggagtcagctgagatgaagctggcctggtttcactagaatccttgcttggacagatcttgtggtgagtgattaaggactgactgatctttctcctAGGgcgttggccagggctgccctgggccggcctatccttttctcattatttccttttttctctctttctttaattcctcatttgtatgaattaaaatctctataaaatccagttgacttggatatatttcataattgggaatatttccctggcgaccaccttatatttgatttaaaacaagacactgtcttgaaaccatattttctgcggtcacaatttaacatccactcttttatctactacaatttaagtctaccactattttaattattacactttcTATCcttatttataagaatatatagaAACAGTTTGGTTGTGTAGAAGGAGCCTTGCTAGGCAGAAGATTTGCATTGTTGTTCCAGTCTACCCTCATTTGAAGTTTGGTCATTTACTAATCAGCCAAATTTATTCTGAGCCTCCAAATGTAACAATACCTGCCCCAGACTGCTTCATAGGATTGTTcaaaaggattaaatgaaataatttatgttaAAACACCTTTATAAATAGTCACCCCTATGGATATGTAAATaatgtttcatttattcatttcagattgggaaactgaagctgaaacaAAAGAATCTATTTCAAAGGTTGACATTGTTATGGATGCATCAGCACAGGAACAGTACTCAAAAGATGATCTCCAGTGTGCCAAGTTGGGAGAAGACTGGAGTTATGATGAAGAGAAACCCTCTATGCACAATGAATGTGGGGAATCATTCAAGTGTAATTCAAACCTTTTTCAGGATCACATAGTATATAATGTAAATCAAACACATGATTACAATGAATTTGGAAAAGACTTTATGCAGGATAAACATGTTCCCGAGCATCAGAAAATCCACTCTAAAGAGAAACTTCATGTATGCAAAGACTGTGGCAAAACTTTTAGCTTCAGCTCATCACTTATGTaccatcagaaaattcatactggagagaaacctcataaatgtaatgaatgtggaaaagctttcattCTTAGAACACAGCTTAATtcccatcagagaattcatacaggggggaaaccttatgaatgtaacgAATGTGGAAAAACCTTTCGATACAATTCATCCTTTACTTATCAccagaaaattcatactggagaaaaaccttatgaatgttaTGAATGTGGGAAGGTCTTCAGAGGGAACACACAGCTTAATTCCCATcaaagaattcacactggagagaaaccttatgaatgtgatgaatgtgggaaaaccttCAATCAGAGCACACAGCTTACTTTCCacaagagaattcatactggagaaaaaccttatgaatgtaatgactGTGGGAAGGCCTTCATGCAAAGTGCACATCTTATTTCCCAccagaaaattcatactggagagaaaccttatgaatgtaatgaatgtgggaaagcttttagCTCTAGTACATCCCTTACTTACCACcggagaattcatactggagagaaaccttataagtgtaatgaatgtgggaaggctttcATCCAGAGTGCACATCTTACCTCCCACCAGaagattcatactggagagaaaccctatgaatgtaggGATTGTGGGAAAGTTTTTAGCTCCAATTCATCTCTTATTTaccaccagagaattcatactggagagaaaccatatgtATGTAATGATTGTGGGCAGGCCTTCAGAGTGAATACACAGCTTACTtcccatcagagaattcatactggagaaaagccttatgagtgtaatgaatgtgggaaggcctttgtCCATAGCACACATCTTACCTtccaccagagaattcataccggagagaaaccatatgaatgtaatgaatgtgggaaagcttttagCTCTGGCTCATCACTTACTAACCACCAGAgagttcatactggagaaaagccttatgaatgtaatgaatgtgggaaatctTTCAGGCACAATTCATCCTTTCTTTaccaccagagaattcatacggGAGAGAAACCTTATATATGTAGTAAATGTGGAAAGGGCTTCATTCTCCGAACACAACTTACTTCCCACCAGAAAAAGCATACTGAAGAGAAACTTTatgaacatgatgaatatgggAAAACTTTTTGATCAGTGAATTGCTTATTTATCTCCCCCCAAATTTGTAGAAGAATGAAATATTAATGTGATAATGTTGGAAAGCCTTCAGCTGGAGCATACATCTTTGACACCAAAATGTTTATCCTGGAAAAACTTACAAAAGTAatgaatatgggaaaatattaatttttaagctcaGAGAAACCTTATGATTAAAATGAATACATGGAAAGCTCTTCCAGCAAGGTGCATATAACCTGAGAATGCCAGAAAAATGCCAGAGAAAAGTCCTGTAAACGTAATCAATGTGGGAAAGGCTTTAAACATCAATCATTGTTTAATTACCATAAGGGAATTGTTGAGAGTGAATGAATTTTTTGGAGATTATAACTGACTCCATTTTGTTCTGTATTGGCCATTTTTTTGTGTAGCAACCCTGCATGAAATGAATGACCAGCTGCAATAGTTGGTTCTCTACAATGTTTTCTTTCATCCTCAAATTAGTACAAAGGCTTGATTGCTGAAAAAGAAAGACTCAGCTATCTCTGGAAAGTCTCCCTTGTTTAGCCTGACAGGTAGTTCCCTTTGACCTATTGAAACTAGTGATACTAACAagggcacatcacttccttctctatctcctatAGCTAATCTTACACATTTTCCTTAACAAGTATGtgtttttctttgtaacctcAGTTGCACTGTAATGAATAGCCATcggttttttttctttgtttcctgtaATATATAATGTTAGCTAAATTGTGAATGACACATTTGCATCACTTGCAAAGTGTATGATAAAACCTGTTTCTCTGATTTGTGCTGGCTTACTGGCAATAGCCAgtcaaacaaagaagaaaattcatgCCACAATTTTGTCAGTCCTGGTTGGGTCAGCCAGTTCAACCTTTACCATATACCATCAGTTCACCAATTCAGGAACTTCTAGAGATGGGGAACTGAAAAAGCTGATAAAGGTGCAATCTAATACTTTTTGTGCTCCAAATCAAGAGGTCCGCAGAGACAGGTTAGTTTTATTTCGTGTATTTTTGTATTGTGTGACCTGGCTTTGTGTACTTTGGGGTTACTTAGTGTTTTGATCAACCTTCCTGTCTAAATTCTTGGTTAAATTTTGAGTCTAGTCTACCAAGGAACCCTTGGAAAAGCTATACCTGGGGCAGAACTAGAGGAAACTGGCGAAGATCAAACAGATCATCTGACCATCAATTCATGGTCACAGGGATAATCCCAGACATGAATATTATGAAACTGATATGTAAGCCTCATATAAAAATGATGCCCAAGACTCAATTTTACTTTGAGTAATCAGTCATCATTATCGGATCTAGTTGAAGTTTCTGTTCTGGAATAGTGTCTTGAGATCCATTTTgatgaattgggaaaaaaaattctaggaaggGCTGTTCTCTAAGTCTAAACTCATACTCTGTCAAATTAAATGACCAGCCTAGACTTACTCTACTGAAAGGCTCTCACCATTATTTGGTACCTTTAATTATGAAGCCTTACAGATgctagaagaaaaaatagaggtCCATTTTCCAAAACCAACGAGTTAATGGTTTATTTGTGTAGATCTCAAAATGCATAAATTTTGTCATCCAAATTgtgaaaaattaatgaatttttttcttggggaaaagagaaagccACCTCCTCATGTGGTTTTATCAGAGGATGAATACTAACATTTGTCAATTTTCCTTCTAGTCCACCACTTGTCTCAAATACCCCACTCTCTGGAGATACCAGTTAACCAGTTAGTaccctattttttcctcttttttaaacatttagcTTCTATtttaaagtcaatactgtgtattggttccaatgcagaagagccaAAAGGGGTAAGTCAGtaggaggttaagtaactaacccaaggtcacatagctaggaagtgtctggggtcagatttgaacccaggacctcccatctctaggcctgactctcaatccactgtaccacttagctgcctccattttaatttttttaagggaCAATACCATTGTCCTTTACAACCTTGCCCTTGAGGGACAAGAAAAACCTGTCACCGAAATCCCCTTCCTGGTCACTTTTGTCTTTAATGAGTGGTTTGAAGACGGAGAAAGGTAAAAATGATAGAGACTCAGACACAGGAAGACCACCAGGTACAACTTTTGGCTACCTTGAACTGGAGTTCTGGCCAAGAATGATGTTTTGAAGAATGTAAAAGgagcaaagaatttaaaatgactTCTCACTCTTCTCACTTGTCACTATTATAACCTGCCATCACCCCTGGCACTAACAGAGGATATTCATCCCAGATTTCCAGCCCATTCCAATGTTAAATTGTGTTATTCCCAGTAAACGGTCCATAGGCAAGaggaaatgaaaacatttatgtCACAAATTTCAAATCTTTCAGAAGATAGTCTTATTTCTGTGTTCCTAATTCTGGTGGGCTTAGGAATAAccacaaaaggagaaaagaaatcctTTCCCCATTCACATAcatgtattataaattaattagagACTAAATTTGTGGTTGAAATGTGATTTCTTTATTGTGAATTTCCAAAATGTGGTTTTAAAAATGTGGTTTGTAAA from Monodelphis domestica isolate mMonDom1 chromosome 4, mMonDom1.pri, whole genome shotgun sequence includes these protein-coding regions:
- the LOC100028993 gene encoding zinc finger protein OZF-like, giving the protein MEALDLMLEERDWETEAETKESISKVDIVMDASAQEQYSKDDLQCAKLGEDWSYDEEKPSMHNECGESFKCNSNLFQDHIVYNVNQTHDYNEFGKDFMQDKHVPEHQKIHSKEKLHVCKDCGKTFSFSSSLMYHQKIHTGEKPHKCNECGKAFILRTQLNSHQRIHTGGKPYECNECGKTFRYNSSFTYHQKIHTGEKPYECYECGKVFRGNTQLNSHQRIHTGEKPYECDECGKTFNQSTQLTFHKRIHTGEKPYECNDCGKAFMQSAHLISHQKIHTGEKPYECNECGKAFSSSTSLTYHRRIHTGEKPYKCNECGKAFIQSAHLTSHQKIHTGEKPYECRDCGKVFSSNSSLIYHQRIHTGEKPYVCNDCGQAFRVNTQLTSHQRIHTGEKPYECNECGKAFVHSTHLTFHQRIHTGEKPYECNECGKAFSSGSSLTNHQRVHTGEKPYECNECGKSFRHNSSFLYHQRIHTGEKPYICSKCGKGFILRTQLTSHQKKHTEEKLYEHDEYGKTF